A region from the Benincasa hispida cultivar B227 chromosome 12, ASM972705v1, whole genome shotgun sequence genome encodes:
- the LOC120092555 gene encoding protein SIEVE ELEMENT OCCLUSION B-like, translating into MSLSVSNPIAPLVHPKHPATKDDPSLRHLSDETVTAHIYTKHREDDRLKIDVDNYIALVESIITTADRITETVTQGTEGRLIFSDDFLKVNAVDAPLCTLHHVASQLSCKAPGIEKAHETTLEILDILVSYPWEAKAVLTLTAFATEYGDIWHLNHYSLLDPLAKSLAMIKRVPLLKKQLDSIKYRQLLLSPNSLIHSCLRAMKYISQLKNFAKYDIKELSELSSVLRQIPLVSYWIIHIIVASRIEISSYLNQTEGQSQKYLNELAEKINSILITLENHLNIIRAQQEEIDLYRWLVDHIDNFPTEITLVVPKLIEGKVDAKPFIDGSTRMQVSVEDALRDKNVILIISGLDISEDDIRALHSIYDEVNKKDEYKIVWIPVITVESQEEEEEARKKYEYISSSMKWYIVPYTTKIAGWRYLEENWQLRQDPLVVVMNSKSRVEFTNAIHLIRVWGTEALPFTNGRTHALLGKHWPESTLFKFIEQPRLQTWVNQERSIIFYGGKDPNWIQEFEEKVVEIKNDPYVKEKGNTFEIIRVGRNIKGENHDFTLTPRFWMTQWGYFVIKSQLKGSSATETTEDILRLISYENENGWAILAIGSAPLLVGRGNLILGVLKDFNKWKRNMNIQAFPDAFRDYFNELNLKFHTCERMTLPGFSGWIPMIVNCPECPRFMETGISFKCNHGRPELS; encoded by the exons ATGTCTCTATCAGTTTCCAACCCCATTGCTCCATTGGTTCATCCCAAACATCCAGCCACCAAGGACGACCCAAGCCTAAGGCACTTGTCCGATGAGACAGTCACCGCTCACATTTACACGAAACACCGAGAGGATGATAGACTCAAGATTGATGTCGACAATTACATTGCACTTGTTGAAAGTATCATCACAACTGCTGATCGAATCACCGAGACTGTTACTCAA GgcactgaaggacgtttgataTTCTCGGATGATTTCTTGAAGGTCAATGCTGTCGATGCACCCCTTTGTACCCTTCACCATGTCGCAAGCCAG CTGTCTTGCAAAGCTCCAGGAATAGAAAAAGCACATGAAACAACCCTAGAAATTCTTGATATATTGGTAAGTTACCCATGGGAGGCAAAAGCAGTGCTAACATTGACTGCTTTTGCAACTGAATATGGAGACATTTGGCATCTCAACCATTATTCACTTTTAGACCCACTTGCTAAATCATTGGCTATGATTAAGCGAGTTCCTTTGCTTAAGAAGCAGTTAGATTCCATCAAATACCGCCAGCTTCTTCTTTCTCCCAACAGTTTGATCCACAGCTGCTTGCGCGCTATGAAATACATTTCCCAACTCAAGAATTTCGCTAAATATGATATCAAAGAGCTTTCCGAATTGTCCTCTGTCCTTCGCCAAATTCCTTTGGTTTCTTATTGGATCATACACATCATTGTTGCTTCCCGGATCGAGATTTCCAGTTATTTGAATCAGACCGa GGGTCAATCACAAAAGTATCTTAATGAATTGGCTGAGAAGATCAACTCCATACTCATTACACTTGAGAATCATCTCAACATCATTCGAGCACAACAAG AGGAAATTGATCTCTATAGATGGCTTGTGGATCACATTGATAATTTTCCCACTGAGATAACATTAGTTGTGCCTAAGCTTATTGAAGGCAAGGTTGATGCAAAGCCTTTCATTGATGGATCTACAAGAATGCAG GTTAGTGTTGAAGATGCTTTGAGAGACAAGAACGTGATATTGATAATTTCTGGATTAGATATAAGTGAGGATGATATTAGAGCTCTTCATTCAATTTACGATGAAGTGAATAAGAAAGATGAATACAAGATTGTTTGGATCCCTGTAATTACTGTAGAatctcaagaagaagaagaagaagctagaAAGAAATATGAATATATAAGCTCTTCAATGAAATGGTATATTGTGCCATACACTACAAAAATTGCTGGTTGGAGATATCTTGAGGAGAATTGGCAACTTAGACAAGATCCATTGGTTGTTGTTATGAACtcaaaatcaagagttgaattCACAAATGCAATCCATTTGATCAGAGTTTGGGGAACTGAAGCTCTTCCTTTCACCAATGGAAGAACTCATGCTTTGTTGGGAAAGCATTGGCCTGAATCCACCCTTTTCAAATTTATTGAGCAACCAAGATTGCAAACTTGG GTCAATCAAGAGAGGAGCATCATATTTTATGGTGGAAAAGATCCAAATTGGATCCAAGAATTTGAAGAGAAAGTAGTAGAGATTAAGAACGACCCTTACgtaaaggaaaaaggaaacaCATTCGAAATCATACGAGTGGGACGAAACATCAAAGGAGAGAACCATGATTTTACACTTACACCTCGTTTTTGGATGACCCAATGGGGTTACTTCGTAATCAAGAGTCAACTAAAAGGATCAAGTGCAACTGAAACAACTGAAGATATTCTACGACTCATATCGTacgaaaatgaaaatggttggGCAATCTTAGCCATTGGATCAGCTCCATTGCTAGTTGGGCGTGGCAATTTGATTTTGGGAGTACTCAAAGATTTCAACAAATGGAAAAGAAATATGAACATACAAGCTTTCCCTGATGCATTTAGAGATTACTTCAATGAGTTGAATCTCAAATTCCATACTTGCGAAAGAATGACACTTCCTGGATTTAGCGGATGGATTCCTATGATTGTAAATTGTCCTGAATGTCCTCGCTTCATGGAGACTGGTATAAGCTTCAAATGTAACCATGGCCGCCCTGAACTctcatga